The sequence ATGGGGTGATTTATTAAAAAAATATTCTTTGCCAGCAATATATAGATACGTACAATATGGTAAAGCAAAAAATAGTATATATCCAAATGCACATGATGGGCTTGGTGTTTCTCAATATCTATGGAGTACTTCACCACTAAGAAGATATATAGATTTAGTAAATCAATGGCAAATAATATCTGCAATAGAACATGGAATTTCTTCAAAATTATTTTCAACTTTTAGACATGGTGATAGTGATTTATTTTCAATAATGAGTATTTTTGAATCTCAATATTCAGAGATAATTGATTTTCAACAAAAAATAGAAAAATATTGGTGTATAAGATGGTTACAACAAAATAATTTACATTATATTAATGCAGAAATTATACGTGATAAATTAGTAAGATTTTTAGATATTCCAATCATCATAAAATTAGCTAGCTTGCCAACAAATTTAAGCAAAGGAGAAAAAATAGAATTAGAAATATTAGGTACAGATGAAATCTCTTTAGATATAGATTGTAGATACAAAAGATCAATAAATAAAATTTAAAATAACCAATAAATTAAATATATATGAAAAAAAATATAAAATTATTTGCTGTAATTGGTAATCCAATAAATCATAGTAAATCTCCAAAAATACACAACTACTTTGCCAAACAAAATAATATTAATCAAGCTTATACAAAAATTTTATCTAGTGATAACGAATTTAAAAAATCTTTAGAGAATTTTATTGAAATAGGTGGATTAGGATTAAATGTTACTGTACCATTTAAACAAACAGCTTTTAATATTATAAAAAAAGAATATTTATCAAAAAATGCATTATTAGCCGAAGCAGTTAATACTATACACATAAAAAATAATTTATTATATGGTTATAATACTGATGGTCAAGGATTTATAAACGATTTGATAAGACTAAATTTTAATATTAATAATTCTAAAATTCTTTTAATCGGTGCTGGCGGTGCAGCTAGAGGCATAATTATATCACTTATAGAATACGGTTGCAGTCGTTTGCATATCATTAATAGAAATATTGAAAATGCTATGATTTTAATGAATATAGCAAAAAAAATTTCAATAAATAGTTCTCATAACATGGAAATATCATATGGTGCATTAAATTCTGCAAATATAGAATCATGGCCATTAGTAATAAATACTACTTCTTCTAGTTTACAAAATCAAACATTACCATTACCAGAAAACATATTTTCATCAAATAGTATTGCATATGATTTATATTATAGCAATCAACCAACTTTGTTTTTAAAACAAGCTAAAGATCTTGGAGCTAAAATTTGTGTAGATGGTTTAGGTATGTTAATAGAGCAAGCAGCTGAAAGTTTTTATATTTGGCACGGTATAAAACCTGATACAATTTCTACATTATCATATATAAGATCTTCCTTGGATCATATATATTAAATTATTAAATTATTACAAAAATATTTCATTAATTATACTATAAATTTAATAATTAAATATTAATACTAATATTGTTTAGATTTTAAGAAAATATTTTCTACAAAAAATTTATTAACTAATTTATTATTTATAGAAATATTTATTAAAGTTTAGAAAATAATTTAGATTTAAAATAATAAGATAACAAATAATTATTAATTTAAAAAATATAATACTAATATTGAAAGATTTAATTATATGATTTTTATCATCACATATAATTAAATTCAAAATATTACGCAAAGATTTTATATATCAAATTATCAATTTAATAGTTTTATGAATATTATAAAGCTATTAAACATAATTTTTTTAATGTCAATTTAAATAACTAATATAAATTATTAAAAAGTACCAATATATTCATAATATAAAAAATTTTATTACTTGAAGAAAAATATTTTCATTTATAAAAAAATCATTATAATTTAGCAAAATAAGATATTATAAATTTAATTTATTTAATATAAATATTATAATTATTAGTTGTATTAAGATTAAATAAATAATATAAATTTAGTTAATTTCATATGTTCATTTAGTTTATTATTTTCTATAATAAATATTTAATGTAATTGCTGTACAATATTATGTAAACCATATATTTATTGCGCTAGTTGCACTAAATACTTTTTTTATAATAATTATATTTAAATACAATTGTTATAAAATCAAAAAATTATAAATATATTTATATGAATAAATTTCAGGAAATGGATGAAAATATTTGGGTAATTGGTGATGTACATGGATGTTGCTCTTCACTAGAAAAGCTTATTAATAAAAATGAAATTTTTAACAATAATTATTATAAATTATGGTTTGCCGGAGATATAGTAAACCGTGGACCGAACTCACTAAAAACTATATTAACTTTAATGAATTTAGATGATAAATGTTTATGTGTATTAGGTAATCATGATATTCATTTACTGTCTGTAGCATCAGGCATATCAAAATTATCTAAAAAAGATAGTTTTGATGACATTTTAAACTCTAAAGATTATAAACATATCATAGATTGGTTAAGATTCAGACCTATAGCTCATTTTCAATATAATCATTTATTAGTACATGCAGGAGTAGTACCTCAATGGGATATTAATAAAACTTTATCTTTAGCTTCTGAAATAGAATCACTTCTAAGAAGTAACAACTGGAGAAAAACATTAAAAAAAATATATGGAGATAAACCTAATTTCTGGAGAGATAAATATAGAGGTAATGATAGAATTAGACTAATTACTAGTGTATTTACGCGCATTAGATTATGTACAAAAGATGGTCATATGGATTTTACTCATAAATCAGGTAAAGGTTATCATCCTAATTGGCTAATGCCTTGGTTTCAAGTTCCAAATAGAAAAACTTCTAATATTAATATTATTTTTGGTCATTGGTCAAATTTAGGTTTATTAATAACACCTAATATTATTTGTTTAGATACAGGCTGTGTGTGGGGTGGTAAATTAACAGCTATGCGACTTTCTGATCGTAAATTAATACAAATACAATGTGATAAAATTAAAAAATAATATTTTAATAATTAATCTTTTTAGACTCAAAATAACGATTTAGTATTAATGCTGCAGCTATAGCATCATCGTTTTTAACATCTTTATTATTTAAATATTCTTGTGCTTCTATACTAGAATTATGTTCATTTATTAGTACGATGGGAATTTTATAACGTTCTTTTAGTTGATTTGAAAATTTTTTACAATTTAAATATGATAATTGTATATTACCAAATTCATCATAGATGTTAGGTATGCCTACTACAATAGTTATTGGATGCCATTCTGTAATTAATTTATCTATATATATATATCGTTCTTTTTTTGTTTTAGGATATATAATATCAAAAGGTCTTGAGTGTAAAGTCAAAGTATTACCTATTGCAATACCAATTTTTTTTAATCCAAAATCAAAACTAAAAATAATCATAATAATTTTTCAATAATATAAAATGCTATAATAAAAAAATGCTATAATAAAAACAATAAACGTAGATAGTATGATGCTATTATATCTTTTAAAATTACTCTATTCTTAGTTATGATTAAAAATATTTTGCCTAAAGGTTTGTATGGTATTACTCCTGATTGTGATAATACTGAATTATTACTTGATTCCATTAAACAAGCTGCTTTAGGTGGCATGAAGGTGCTTCAATATCGTAATAAAATCGCAAATAAATTTTTAAAAAGATATCAAGCATCCAAAATTAGTATTTTATGTAAAGAATTAAATGTAATATTTATTATAAATGATGATTTAGAATTAGTAAAATATGTAAACGCAGATGGATTACATATTGGTAGAGAAGATGCTAGCATAAAAGACATTAGTAATATTTTAAATCAAAATAACATAATTTTAGGAGTATCTTGCTATAATGATCTTAATAGAGCATTAGAAATTATTAATATAACTGGTATAAGTTATTTGTCTTTTGGTACAATTTTTGATTCTAAAATTAAACCAAATGCTGAAAATGTATCATTTCAAAATTTATTAAAAATAAAAAAAATTATAGCTAAAAGTAATATTTCACCAATTTCAATAGTAGCTATAGGAGGTATTACTTGTAATAATGTAAAATCAATTATTGTTGATAATGATATTATAGATAACATTGCTGTTATTAATGGTTTATTTAATACTAATAATATATATGAAGCAGCATTAAATTTAAGCAGTTTTTTTGTTAAATAAAAATTAATTTGAAATTTCTAAATTATCTATCAATCTTATATTACCTAATCTTGCTGCAATAAGTATTACTAAATCTGAGATTTTATTTTTATATTTTAAATAATCTGCTAAAGATAGATCATACTTATTTCTAATAGAAAGGTAATCAACTGTCCAATTTCTTTTTTCAAGATTATTTATCCATTGTGTTTCTAAAAATCTAAAATCTGTACCTGATAATATTTTAGATTTGATATCTAATAAGCATTTATATAAAATAGCAGCTTCTTGTTTTTCATAAATATTTAAATAAACATTACGTGAAGATTTAGCTAAACCAGAAATATCTCTTTTAGTATCACATTTTAATATTTTGGTTGGTAAAAATAAATTTTTGCACATTTGTTCAATGACTATCATTTGCTGATAATCTTTTTTACCCAAAACAATCATATTTGGTTTTATTAATAAAAGAAATTTTAGTATTATAGTACACATTCCAGATAAAAAATTTTTTCTAAAGGATCCTTCTAAAATATTGGATATATTTGATGGTACAGATATAGCAAAGCTATTTTTTCCTATATTTAAGTCTTCTATATTTGGAATAAATAAAATGTTTGAAATATCTAAAGATTCTAATAATTGAATGTCTTTAGGAAAATTACGTGGATATAAATCAAAATCTTCATTTTCACTGAATTGCAAAGGATTAACAAATATACTAACCACTAAATTATCTGAATATTCTTTTGCTAATTCAATTAAAGCAATATGACCTTCATGTAAGCTACCCATTGTAGGAATAAATACTATATTATTTTTACTATTTAAATAATTTTTTAGTGAATCTATTGTATTGATCAATAGCATATATTTTATCTTCCTATTTGATTATTAAATATATATTTTTATTTTATAGCTTTTATCTATTTTATCTATATAAATATTTTAAAACTCACGTTTTACT comes from Candidatus Kinetoplastibacterium sorsogonicusi and encodes:
- a CDS encoding thiamine phosphate synthase; amino-acid sequence: MIKNILPKGLYGITPDCDNTELLLDSIKQAALGGMKVLQYRNKIANKFLKRYQASKISILCKELNVIFIINDDLELVKYVNADGLHIGREDASIKDISNILNQNNIILGVSCYNDLNRALEIINITGISYLSFGTIFDSKIKPNAENVSFQNLLKIKKIIAKSNISPISIVAIGGITCNNVKSIIVDNDIIDNIAVINGLFNTNNIYEAALNLSSFFVK
- a CDS encoding symmetrical bis(5'-nucleosyl)-tetraphosphatase translates to MDENIWVIGDVHGCCSSLEKLINKNEIFNNNYYKLWFAGDIVNRGPNSLKTILTLMNLDDKCLCVLGNHDIHLLSVASGISKLSKKDSFDDILNSKDYKHIIDWLRFRPIAHFQYNHLLVHAGVVPQWDINKTLSLASEIESLLRSNNWRKTLKKIYGDKPNFWRDKYRGNDRIRLITSVFTRIRLCTKDGHMDFTHKSGKGYHPNWLMPWFQVPNRKTSNINIIFGHWSNLGLLITPNIICLDTGCVWGGKLTAMRLSDRKLIQIQCDKIKK
- the aroE gene encoding shikimate dehydrogenase → MKKNIKLFAVIGNPINHSKSPKIHNYFAKQNNINQAYTKILSSDNEFKKSLENFIEIGGLGLNVTVPFKQTAFNIIKKEYLSKNALLAEAVNTIHIKNNLLYGYNTDGQGFINDLIRLNFNINNSKILLIGAGGAARGIIISLIEYGCSRLHIINRNIENAMILMNIAKKISINSSHNMEISYGALNSANIESWPLVINTTSSSLQNQTLPLPENIFSSNSIAYDLYYSNQPTLFLKQAKDLGAKICVDGLGMLIEQAAESFYIWHGIKPDTISTLSYIRSSLDHIY
- the panC gene encoding pantoate--beta-alanine ligase: MLLINTIDSLKNYLNSKNNIVFIPTMGSLHEGHIALIELAKEYSDNLVVSIFVNPLQFSENEDFDLYPRNFPKDIQLLESLDISNILFIPNIEDLNIGKNSFAISVPSNISNILEGSFRKNFLSGMCTIILKFLLLIKPNMIVLGKKDYQQMIVIEQMCKNLFLPTKILKCDTKRDISGLAKSSRNVYLNIYEKQEAAILYKCLLDIKSKILSGTDFRFLETQWINNLEKRNWTVDYLSIRNKYDLSLADYLKYKNKISDLVILIAARLGNIRLIDNLEISN
- the ruvX gene encoding Holliday junction resolvase RuvX — translated: MIIFSFDFGLKKIGIAIGNTLTLHSRPFDIIYPKTKKERYIYIDKLITEWHPITIVVGIPNIYDEFGNIQLSYLNCKKFSNQLKERYKIPIVLINEHNSSIEAQEYLNNKDVKNDDAIAAALILNRYFESKKINY